In Holophagales bacterium, one DNA window encodes the following:
- a CDS encoding ATP-binding protein, giving the protein MPPVEHFKIAFIGTHGVGKTTLCYGLAARLKARDISLEIVHEVARRCPLPINEATTVAAQAWILHTQIAEELVAAARYPVVLCDRSVLDNYVYLLLAAGRQQGLDDLVSHWLSSYDLLVHVPIVEDPSPDGIRASDPAFQEAVERRLDQELASRSLPVLALDPSDRDGWLAHAEAEVFARLASPQLELL; this is encoded by the coding sequence ATGCCTCCCGTCGAGCACTTCAAGATCGCCTTCATCGGCACGCATGGCGTCGGCAAGACGACGCTCTGCTACGGCCTCGCCGCTCGCCTGAAAGCGCGCGACATCTCGCTGGAGATCGTCCACGAGGTCGCCCGCCGTTGCCCCCTTCCCATCAACGAGGCGACCACCGTCGCCGCCCAGGCCTGGATCCTCCACACGCAGATCGCCGAAGAGCTCGTTGCGGCGGCGCGCTATCCGGTCGTGCTGTGCGACCGAAGCGTGCTCGACAACTACGTCTACCTCCTCCTCGCCGCCGGGCGCCAGCAGGGACTCGATGATCTCGTCTCGCACTGGCTGTCGAGTTACGACCTTCTGGTCCACGTGCCGATTGTCGAGGACCCCTCGCCGGACGGCATCCGCGCCTCGGATCCCGCCTTCCAGGAGGCGGTCGAACGTCGGCTGGATCAGGAGTTGGCCTCCCGTTCTCTGCCCGTCCTGGCGCTCGATCCGAGCGACCGCGACGGCTGGCTCGCTCACGCCGAAGCCGAAGTCTTCGCGCGCCTCGCTTCGCCCCAGCTCGAGCTTCTCTGA